Genomic segment of Dermochelys coriacea isolate rDerCor1 chromosome 16, rDerCor1.pri.v4, whole genome shotgun sequence:
cagaatgttgctgttttaagacttctgaaagcatgttccacacctcgtcaCTCTCATattctggaaggcacttcagattcttaaatcttgggtcgagtgctgtagtttTCTttcgaaatctcacattggtaccttctttgtgttttgtcaaatctgtagtgaaagtgttcttaaaatgaacaacaagtgctgggtcatcatccaagactgctgtaacatgaaatatatggcagaatgcaggtaaaacagagcaggggacatactaTTCTTCCCCCAAGGAgctcagtcaaaatttaattaatacattatttttttaatgagtgtcatcagcatggaagcatgtcctctggaatggtggctgaagcatgaaggggcatatgaatgtttagcatatctggtatgtaaataccttgcaatgccagttacaaaagtgccatgtgaacacctgttctcactttccggtgacactgtaaataagaaacgggcagcattatctcccataaatgtaaacaaacttgtttgtctgagcgattggctgaacaagaagtaggactgggtgggcttgtaggctctgaagttttatattgttttgtttttgagtgcagttatgtaacaaaaaaaatctacatttataggttgcactttcatgataaagagcttgcactacagtatgaggtgaattgaaaaatactatttcttttatttatcctttttacagtgcaaatatttgtaataaaaatgataatataaagtgagcagtgtacacttcgtattctgtgttgtaattgaaatcaatatatttgaaaatgtagaaaaacatccaaaaatatttaataaatttcaattggtattctattgtttaacagtgtgattaaaactgtgatgaatcgcgattaattttttaaatcatgatgaatgtttttgagttaattgcatgagttaactgcgattaattgacagccctatagTATAGTCAATAAAGTGCAGCTACTTTCCTGAGAATTTCTTCTGCTCTTCAGATCTTGAGCACAGAGTGCAACCTTTGTGAGGCAGACAGTTGTGGCTAGTGGCTGGATCACAGAGCTACAAACCAATGTCTATCCTTGACTCCTTTTGATTCAATACGTATAAATTTGGACAAATCATCTAAACTATCACTACATCaatttctctgtctgtaaaacagggataatgattcTCATCTGCCTTTGTCAAGCcctttgagatcttctgatgaaAAGAACCcagtatttattttcatttgttttatattattaatataataatcCCCGCAAATGACTGTGAGGGCCATGGTGCATAAGCCAGTAAGAAAACTAGAGCAAGGGAAAAGATGTAATCACGCCACACAAAATGTACTTTACATGCCTGGTTAAACGTACTTTATTAATTTATTGTGACATATGCAGTTTTCTTTTAACCAGTGAGGATTATGCTTCATAGAATAGCATAGCACTACTGTAGAGATAAAGGGGTCTTAGTAATTTAAGACTTCATTCTAAAGCCCTGGGTGccatcctggccccactgaaatcaatggcaaaacctcCATGGACTTCATTGGTGCCTGGATTTCACTCCAGGGGTTCAGTCTTTGTTGGGAAGTGGGGAGAGCTTAATATCCTTCGTGTAAATGGTAAACGGTGTAAATATCTTTGGTGTAAATgcaaattagcatggggaaaataTCTTGCTTTCTCTAGGCTCATGATCAtaaaaaaaaactgattaaaaattTTTGATCTTCTGCAATTAACAGCAGATGCATCATCATGCTATGAGCTCTGATGCAATAATGAATTTCATCACCAAGTGCCAAATCTTAAAACTTTCACTCAGCGCTTACTATGGCAaaactgtcactgaagtcagagtgATTTTCCTTTAATTTAGCAGGAATGAAAAAAGGGACGTCAGGATGTGGCTCAATAATTGTGACAAatgcgcagcagcagcagctcagagctcGGCTGCTGCCCTGCCTTTTTGTCATGATCTCGCTCATTTGTGCCGGCAGCGCTGGCTCTGCCTTGGTTCTAACAGAAGTAGAATGGAATGGGCTGGGCATTCACATTTGAACAGAGAGCTCctgacaacatggttttacaaaaggtagattgtgccaaaccaacctgatctccttctttgagaaagtaacagattttttagacaaaggaaacacagtggatctaatttacctagatttcagtaaggcatttgatactgtgccacatagggaattattagttaaattggaaaagatggggatcaatatgaaaattgaaaggtggataaggaattggttaacagcgggtcctactgaaaggtgaactgtcaagctggagggaggttaccagtggagttcctcagggatcagttttgggaccaatcttatttaaactttttattactgaccttggcacaaaaaatgggagtgtgctcataaagtttgtggatgatacaaagctgggaggtattgccaatttagagaaggattgGGAAATCATATAAGAAGatttggatgactttgtaaactggagtaatagtaataagatgaaatttaatcgtgagaaatgtaaggttatgcatttagggattaataacaagaattttagttataagctagggatgcatcaattagaagtaacggaggaggagaaggatcttggagtattggttgatcataggatgactatgagccgccaatgtgatatggccgtgaaaaaagctaatgaggtcttgggatgcatcaggtgaggtatttccagtagagataaggaggtgttagtactgttatataaggcactggtgagacctcacctggaatagtgtgtgcagttctggtctgctatgtttaagaaggatgaattcaaactggaacaggtacagagaagggctactaggatgatccgaggaatggaaaacctgccttgtgaaaggagactcaaggaccttggcttgtttagcctaactaaaagaaggttgaggggagatatgattgctctctataaatatatcagaaggataaatactggagagggagaggaattatttaagctcagtaccaatgtggacacaagaacaaatggatataaactggtcattgggaagtttagacttgaaattagacgaaggtttctaaccatcagaggagtgaatgtttggaatagccttccaagtgaagcagtgggggcaaaagacctatctggctttaagattaaactcgataagtttatggaggagatggtatgataggataacatgattttggtaattaattgatctttaaatattcatggtaaataggcccaaaggcctgtgatgggatattagatggggtgggatctgagttgctacagaaaattctttcctgggtatctgactggtgaatcttgcccatatgctcagggtttagctgatcgccatatttggggtcgggaaggaattttcctccagggcagattggaagaggccctggaggttttttgccttcctctgtagcatggggcacgggtcacttgctgcaggattctctgctccttgaagtctttaaaccacgatttgaggacttcaatagctcagacataggtgagaggttttttgctgGAGTGGgtgcgtgggtgagattctgtggcctgcgttgtgcagggggtcagactagatgatcataatggtcccttctgaccttagtatctatgaaactcaACATGACCAGGAAAAGGAAAAGGTTGGTATTAAAAGTCAGTGTGTTTGCTTGGGTGCTTCCAGCTATGGGCCTCAACCGCacacactgatgtcaatgaaaagactcccattgacttcactgggcttcagatcaggctctaaggcccagatcctttaggcacctaacttccatggaaatcaatgggcttTAGGCATCTAACTACCCGGGAGGGTCCATTCCCATACATTGCGGGAGAGTGACCTCCCGCTGCACTTTCATTGTGCTAAATCGGCCTGAACTTCATCTCTGAAACTTTGTAGGAGTAGTGAGCCCCTTTGCCTGTTGCCCAGATGACACTATCTGCGTAGCTCTTGTGGAGCCCCAGCAGGTACAGACCATTCAGATTGGAACCGTGACACTTGTTATACCACCAGCCTCCCTTGTACAGCAGAGCACAGTTCGCCGAATGCATATCATTGTCATCGTCTTTGGTTGTAAACGTCATATTTTTATGGCCAGACAAGGAATCACCTGTTaaaacatcagaagcaagaaCATGGTTGTGTGTGTACAAAGCATTTTCAGGCTCTGAGAGATGTCCTGGTACCCTGAATTTGACTATTAATCAAGTCACAGGGATTCTCTATTCCACGCTTTGGCTATACAGCTATGGTTCCTTTTGTTTAATATGTAGCGTGTCTCTAATagctcctttcccttcccaaacaatatttaaaaataggaggctagctgtggggaaaaaagaccCAGTGGGGCCTCACTTTATTAAGGTCCCCCAACCATATGTCCTCTTTCTAGACTTTGGAGGACCAAAAATTCTGAGTTCGACTCCAGTTAAAATTCTGATTCCACTTTTCACAAGTGTGGTGAAAACATCATGCTGATGGTCTACACTGGAATGTCACATGGACTTTCTTCCCATCTCCCCTTTTCAGGTAATCTCTGAGTTGGTAGAACTGCCGGAGATACTCTATGCTTTTGATGGTTGTTCATGATACCTCCCTTGTACAGAAGGTGCAGAATGGGCTCCAAACTTACCTGCAGTGCCTGTAAGAAATTTTCCTAGGTTCAGTCTGTATTTGTCAGATAGTCCTGAAATGCTGAAGGTCTCATAGTGGGCAAAGGATTTATTGTTTTCCACGTCACTCAGATCGACACGAAGTTCACAAGTTTCTAGagacaaaatggaaacaaaaatgtcaCTCACATTCCATGAACATTCTGCCTGATCTTTGTAAGGAGGGATTGAGACATGTCTGTCCAACCCCAGGAATACAAGCAGATGAATCACTTTATGTGTcctgtatcagagggatagccatgttagtctggatctttAAAAGCGGCACCtgctgtggcaccttatagactaacagacgtattggagcataagctttcgtgggtgaacacccacttggtcagatgcatgtagtggaaatttccagaggcaggtataaatatgcaagcaagaatcaggctagggataacgaggttagttcaagcAGGGAGGCTGAGGCCCTCTTCCAGCAGATGAGGTGTGAATACAAAGGGAGGAGAAGCTGCTTTTGTTGTTGGtgagccattcacagtctgtgtttaattctgagctgatggtgtcaaatttgcaaatgaactgaagctcagcagtttctcattgaagtctggtcctgaagttttttttgttgcaggatggctacctttacatctgctattgttgtgtccagggaggttgaggTGTTcccctacaggtttttgtatattgccattcctaatatctgatttgtgtccatttatccttttatgtagggactgtccattttggccgatgtacatagcagagggacattgctggcacatgatggcatatattacattggtggatgtgcaggtgaatgaactggtgatggtgtggctgatctgattaggtcctgtgatggtgtcgctggtgtagatatgtgggcagaattggcatcaaggtttgttgcatggattggttcctgagttagagttactacgGTGCGGGGTAtcgttgctggtgagaatatgcttcaggctGCCGGGttgtctgtgagcaaggactggcctgcctcccaaggcctgtgaaagtgagggatcattgtccagaaTGGGTTGTatagttctgttgttttctttcttgggcttgtcttgcagcaggaggcttctgggtacacatctagctctgttgatctgtttccttatttcctcgtgcggtcatgttaacaccaccctataccgaaaacccaccaaccgctatgcctaccttcatgcctccagcttccatcctggacacaccacacgatccattgtctacagccaagcgctgaggtacaaccacatttgctccaactcctcagacagaaaccagcacctacaagatcttcaccaaacATTCTCAAAACTAgatacccacacgaggaaataaggaaacagatcaacagagccagatgtgtacccagaagcctcctgctgccagacaagcccaagaaagaaaccaacagaactccactggccatcacatacagtcctcagctaaaacctctccaatgcatcatcagtgatctacaacccatcctggacaacgatccctcactttcacaggccttgggaggcaggccagtccctgcccacagacaacctgccaacctgaaacatattctcaccagcaacgacacacCGCACCGTAGTAACTCTAATTCAGAAatcaatccatgcaacaaacctcgatgccaactctgcccacatatctacaccagcgacaccatcacagaaACTAACCAGATCGGCCACACCatcaccatcaccggttcattcacctgcacgtccaccaatgtaatatacgccatcctgtgccagcaatgcccctctgctatgtacatcggtcaaactggacagtccctacgaaAAAggataaatgtacacaaatcaaatattaggaatggcaatatacaaaaacctgtaggggaacacttcaatcttgctggacacacaatagcagatgtaaaggtagccatcctgcaacaaaaaaaccttcaggaccagacttcaatgagaaactgctgagcttcagttcatttgcgaattggacaccatcagctcaggattaaacacagACTGTGAATGGTTAGCCAAcgacaaaagcagtttctcctcccttggtgttcacacctcaactgctagaagagggcctcagcctccctgattgaactaacctcgttatccctagcctgattcttgcttgcatatttatacccaCCTTTGGAaatttccaccacatgcatctgaccaagtgggtattcacccacgaaagcttatgctccaatacatctgttagtctatatggTGCCACAaaactctttgctgcttttatgtATCCTGTCTCCAAGGAGATGGTTTGGCAGAGAACAAAAACCAGAAAAGAATTTATCAATGATTGTGTTACCAAGGGATGTTAACAGGTGGATATTGTCATTCCCCAGCCAGAATTCCGTCAGCTGGTTCCCAAAACCCTTCTTGTATGAATCCCAGTCACGGAAAAAATCCACTGAACCATCTGCGCGTCTCTGGAAAACCTGCAAGGAAATGAGAGGGTGAGAGGTGGAAGACTGCACCATGGTTTCTATCCATCATAAAGCAGCTGCCTGACATACCATTACTTCATACCTGCACATGAACCCACTATACTTCTCATTCACGTAATGCTTTCCAATATATCTCCCTGCAATAGATCAGTCCTGCTCTATAAAAATGGGCACCACTAGGCTCAGAGATGGGATGTGACCTGGCCAAGTTCACAGAGTGACTCTGGCTCCCATCAGCTCATTTATCTGGACAAATCCATTTCTATCTGCTTCTTTTAACTACACGTTAGACTGATGGAGCTAACTCTTCAGCCTAGGAAGTGTTGCAAACCCCCTCTTAGCTGGTAACCTCTCTGCTCCATGCCCCATCTCTCTTCCATTCTGTGGCTTGAAGAACGTAAAAACTCTTCAGTAGTTGGGATACAACGGAGTTACGACCATGCAGTCTTTTGCTATCACATAAAGGTCTTTCACGCCTTGGCCAGACTGTCAGGTGCTGAGAATGCTGTGAAGGCAACGTGCTTAATCTTTGGGGCATGTCTGCATGGCTCCAGGGACGACTCAAGCTAGCCATCCGAGCTCAGACCTTGGGGGGTCCAAGCTGCCACCTGAGCCGCTATGTccacactgctagttttagtGTGTTGGGAACCTCGTTCCCAActacagtgtaaacataccttggGAGTGCCACACCTCCTGGGCTGATGTAAGGAACGACCAGCTCCGAAGGAAGCTGAGTCAGCAGATAAAGGAAGCCAGGTGTAGCCCTCCCAGCCGCTAGAGGGAGACATGGTCACATGCACTGGGTAGATTATTACACCCTGAAGTCACCTGTAGAGTCTTCCAGGCTAGACAAGACCTAAAAAGCAAATGTGAATAAACCAAAACCTAACAAATACAGAAACTTCCAGGTTTCCACAAACCCAGTTTCTCCTCTTTGAACTGATGGGCTGGCCTGGATATGAAATCTGTGATGACATATTTGGGGCATAACTGGATGAATTATTTCAGCTCTGTCTCAACATTTCCTCAATTTAGGACAGATTTACAGCTGCCAGCAAGTGGCAATCCTCACGCCTCTGATTAAAATCAAATGTGTTCTCTATAACATCCTCGTCCCCTGCACACTCCCTCTCACTTACAGTCCAGCCTCCGCCGTCTGTATCCATGTCACAGAAGACAGTGATGGTATCATCAGCAACTCCTGGGTAGATGGCGTACCAGCCGCTCAGCGTTCTCCCTTTGGCTAACAGCTCCTTGCAGTTTCTGGGTCCTagacaaaatggaaaattaaccATGTATTGATTGAAAGCACGGGACTGGATTTGATAGTGCAAGGGGTGGGTGAGGAGTCAATGTGATCTTGACTGATATACTGGGGCCTCCCAGAACTAAAAGCAGGCACTGCTATGCTTTGAGCTAAATGGTTAAGGCCCCTGACACTAGACCCCCACTCCTATCCTgtgtggattgggcacagagggggacctgtGAGACACAGTCACCAGGGGGTTAACTCAGCAGAGTTTAGACTGCGGATTTATTTCATCTTTTTTCACTAGGGAGAGGCTGTGCCTGGCCCTGGCAGGTGCATAAGGGCAGGGGAAGGCACCTGGACCTTCATGCCCTACTCCTAAGCCCTGTCTCTGCCCCCCTGTTCCCTGAGCAAAAGGGCTGCTCAAAGCTAATGCCAACAGTGTCCACAAAAAGCGTGGAGAAGAGTGGGGTTAGGGCCCTGGCTCTGCACCTTGTATCCTGCCACCCATCAGTGGGAACGGGCTGGCACTCCCACACAGGCAGCTTTCACGAGGGCATCAGGGACTGCTCCGGCCACCTTAAATAATATTATGAGTTAGTGGGTCTTTCTGAAATAAGACTCAATACTACTCGTTCTGTGCCTTGGGTAGGGGAGGCGGTGTGGGAGCAATAGTTCCTACACTGAAGAGGGAGAAGGAAGTGTTTTGGTaataggttgttttgttttgaaatggcgGCTATTTGAGAGGTTAACCATCCTCCTGAGGGAGGTGGATCAGAGACAGACTGCAGCTCAGAGGTGCCTGATAAACAGAATTTATCCCATGGCTGGCACAGCTGCTACTGTCAGTTAAATCATTCTTTTGCCATATGGGAGAGTGCTGAGGTTCTTACCTGTTGTTTCTGGTTCTCCGGACTCTCCTTTCTCTCCTAAAACGGAgcacaggttcaaatccttgcAAGAGTTGGAGATCACACTGTAACCTCAGAACTCATGGGGTGTCAGCCTGTCTTGCTGCAGGAAAATACACTAatgccatgcatctgaagaagtgggtttttttttcccacgaaagcttatgcccaaatagatctgttaatctttaaggtgccattggactcctcattgttaatGCCCTTCCAACATCTCCAGTGCTGCATGAATTTGGCATCAATGGTACAATACAGAAAAAGAGGGCAGAAGAGGAGCATTACATTTAGAAGCGTGTGAAGTACATAgacgctttttttaaaaaaaagttaatatttggggctttattctccatttgtaaaaattTAATTGATTTGGGTAAACAAGATGAAAGTAGCTTGGTGCAGAATTGCTCCTGTCTGACTGTTCAGAGACTTCAGGCAGCCAGATGcaatgggtaacattttcaaaagcacatacgAAACTTACAAGCCTAAGGCCCATTAAAAAGCAGAGCTGTCCGGAGCATGACAATTCCATTTCGCGGCAACTTTGGAGGtttggaattttgttttcattccacactggcatgaaaacaaaaccttttgaagcttttttgtggaAAATAAAATTGTGTTGAGTTGTCCATGTTCCAATCGAAACCTGGGCTCTTCTATTCGAGAAGGTTTTTTGGGTACAGGGCTCTCTGGTTACTTCTGACAAGAGAGACTCTCTCTCACACtttatagcctggtggttaagacactgggatgtgggagaagggagttcaagtccctgttcttcTTGAGACAGGATGATCCGGGATGAAAAATTCTGCTCTGAATCAGCCAGAGGAGAGACTTGATCCTGGCTCCCCTACATCAGGATTTAA
This window contains:
- the LOC119844163 gene encoding ficolin-1-like; this encodes MKMRRRAKLPLPRPAAAMGRAAQQTLLAVLCLAAVVCEAQETCPDVKIVGLSGSEKLAVLQGCPGIPGAMGPKGDPGRAGMRGERGAPGIPGKMGPAGEKGEKGESGEPETTGPRNCKELLAKGRTLSGWYAIYPGVADDTITVFCDMDTDGGGWTVFQRRADGSVDFFRDWDSYKKGFGNQLTEFWLGNDNIHLLTSLETCELRVDLSDVENNKSFAHYETFSISGLSDKYRLNLGKFLTGTAGDSLSGHKNMTFTTKDDDNDMHSANCALLYKGGWWYNKCHGSNLNGLYLLGLHKSYADSVIWATGKGAHYSYKVSEMKFRPI